One segment of Mycolicibacterium baixiangningiae DNA contains the following:
- a CDS encoding HhH-GPD family protein, producing MIDPTELLVWYDREQRDLPWRRPGVTPWQILVSEFMLQQTPVARVEPIWLSWIARWPTPSATAAAGAADVLRAWGKLGYPRRAKRLHECATVIAADYGDEVPSDVDVLLTLPGIGAYTARAVACFAYRQRVPVVDTNVRRVVARAVHGRADSAASSRDLGDVAALLPEGPDAPRFSVAVMELGATVCVARAPRCGLCPLSGCTWRSLGYPAATAPPRRAQRYAGTDRQVRGRLLDVLRGSESPVTRAELDVAWLTDPAQRDRALDSLLVDGLIEQTTDGRFALAGEGA from the coding sequence ATGATCGATCCCACCGAGCTGTTGGTGTGGTATGACCGCGAACAGCGGGACCTGCCGTGGCGTCGCCCCGGCGTGACACCGTGGCAGATCCTGGTCAGCGAGTTCATGTTGCAGCAGACGCCGGTCGCCCGCGTCGAGCCGATCTGGCTGAGCTGGATCGCGCGCTGGCCGACGCCGTCGGCGACCGCGGCCGCAGGCGCCGCCGACGTGTTGCGCGCGTGGGGCAAGCTCGGATATCCGCGCCGCGCGAAGCGGTTGCACGAATGCGCGACGGTGATCGCGGCCGACTACGGCGACGAGGTGCCGTCGGACGTCGACGTGCTGCTCACCCTGCCGGGCATCGGTGCCTACACGGCCAGAGCCGTGGCCTGTTTCGCCTACCGGCAGCGGGTTCCGGTGGTGGACACGAACGTCCGCCGGGTGGTCGCCCGAGCGGTGCACGGGCGCGCCGACAGCGCGGCCAGCAGTCGCGATCTGGGCGACGTCGCGGCCCTGCTGCCGGAAGGGCCTGACGCACCGCGGTTCTCGGTCGCGGTGATGGAGCTCGGGGCGACGGTGTGCGTGGCCCGGGCGCCGCGATGCGGGCTGTGCCCGCTGAGCGGCTGCACGTGGCGTTCACTCGGATATCCGGCGGCGACCGCCCCGCCCCGGCGGGCGCAGCGCTACGCGGGCACCGACCGGCAGGTCCGCGGCAGGCTACTGGATGTGCTGCGCGGCAGTGAGTCACCCGTCACACGTGCCGAACTCGATGTCGCATGGCTGACAGATCCGGCGCAGCGCGACCGCGCCCTGGATTCGCTGCTGGTCGACGGCTTGATCGAGCAGACGACCGACGGCCGCTTCGCCCTCGCGGGAGAAGGCGCGTGA